A part of Gossypium hirsutum isolate 1008001.06 chromosome A07, Gossypium_hirsutum_v2.1, whole genome shotgun sequence genomic DNA contains:
- the LOC107899366 gene encoding uncharacterized protein, which translates to MANKDLEFVKAAAWAWYQRGSSGSPMAIPEFDVIRTRRAPGPGPSRYKLEAMRNNNKNSMGSSTTTTHNSLLDPWEVQSISKRLDHLIQLSGIQFYEELLRIDADFVVDDHQDPRKKSSRCSKLKRFLLRRRVCGTNHDIVETAYRRPIPKKPTFGEFH; encoded by the coding sequence ATGGCAAACAAGGATTTAGAATTTGTGAAAGCAGCTGCTTGGGCATGGTACCAGCGTGGTAGTTCCGGTTCCCCTATGGCCATACCAGAATTTGATGTCATACGGACTCGACGAGCTCCTGGTCCTGGCCCTTCACGTTACAAGTTAGAAGCCATGAGAAACAACAACAAGAACAGCATGGGATCTTCCACCACCACCACCCATAATTCTCTACTGGATCCTTGGGAAGTCCAAAGCATTTCAAAGAGACTTGATCATCTTATTCAGCTGAGTGGGATCCAATTCTACGAGGAGCTTTTGAGGATAGATGCAGATTTTGTTGTAGATGATCATCAAGACCCCAGGAAAAAGAGCAGCAGATGCAGTAAGTTGAAACGGTTTCTGCTAAGGCGTCGTGTATGTGGCACAAACCATGACATCGTTGAAACTGCATACCGTCGCCCTATACCCAAAAAGCCGACATTTGGTGAATTCCATTAG
- the LOC107899365 gene encoding isoprenylcysteine alpha-carbonyl methylesterase ICME isoform X2, whose protein sequence is MRPPRLILLRGLHLLSFDISGYRWYTRLVALACYALLLMPGFLQVAYCYFFSSQVRRSIVYGDQPRNRLDLYLPTNTNGPKPVVVFVTGGAWIIGYKAWGSLLGLQLAERDIIVACVDYRNFPQGTISDMVKDVSQGISFVCNLIDRFGGDPNRIYLMGQSAGAHISACVLLEQAIKESRGESTTWSVSQIKAYFGLSGGYNLFNLVDHFHNRGLYRSIFLSIMEGEESFEQFSPEVRIKDPRNREAASFLPPIKLFHGTSDYSIPSDASINLVEALKGVGAEAEVILYEGKSHTDLFLQDPLRGGKDDLFDHVVSVIHAGDEEALAKDASAPPRKRLVLEILLRLARHISPF, encoded by the exons ATGCGGCCGCCGAGACTTATCTTATTACGCGGCTTACATTTACTCTCCTTCGATATCTCGG GCTACCGGTGGTACACAAGATTAGTTGCCCTTGCTTGTTATGCTTTGCTTCTTATGCCTGGTTTTCTTCAAG TTGCGTACTGTTACTTTTTCTCGAGCCAAGTGCGACGGAGTATTGTTTATGGAGATCAACCAAGGAATAG ATTGGATCTCTACTTGCCCACAAATACTAATGGCCCAAAGCCAGTTGTGGTGTTTGTGACTGGGGGAGCATGGATAATTGG GTACAAGGCTTGGGGTTCTCTTCTAGGACTACAATTGGCAGAAAGAGATATCATAGTAGCATGTGTTGATTACAG GAACTTTCCCCAGGGAACCATTAGTGATATGGTGAAAGATGTATCTCAAGGGATCTCATTTGTCTGCAATCTCATTGACAGATTTGGAGGTGATCCTAATAG AATCTATTTAATGGGGCAGTCAGCGGGAGCACATATTTCTGCTTGTGTTCTTTTGGAGCAAGCAATCAAAGAATCTAGAGGAGAAAGCACTACCTGGAGTGTCTCCcaaataaaagcttattttgGCTTATCTGGAGG gtacaatttatttaatttggtcgaCCATTTTCACAATCGAGGCCTTTATCGTTCCATCTTTTTAAG CATCATGGAAGGGGAAGAATCCTTTGAACAATTTTCTCCTGAAGTTAGAATAAAAGATCCACGCAATAGAGAAGCTGCTTCTTTTCTTCCTCCTATTAAACTTTTTCATGGAACTTCAGATTATTCAATACCATCAGATGCCAG TATAAACCTTGTAGAAGCTCTTAAGGGGGTAGGAGCTGAGGCAGAAGTAATTTTATATGAAGGAAAATCCCATACTGATCTGTTTTTACAG GATCCATTAAGAGGAGGAaaagatgatctatttgatcatgTGGTTTCCGTCATACATGCTGGTGATGAGGAAGCTCTTGCCAAGGATGCTTCGGCACCTCCGAGGAAACGCCTCGTGCTGGAGATTTTGTTAAGGTTGGCACGTCATATCAGCCCCTTTTGA
- the LOC107899365 gene encoding isoprenylcysteine alpha-carbonyl methylesterase ICME isoform X1 — translation MASMSPPIHDLRQHDETATHFYLDVRCLICRFLGFIFGTETFGNHQQQQFPRKPENMERQSSFSRDFGHAAAETYLITRLTFTLLRYLGVGYRWYTRLVALACYALLLMPGFLQVAYCYFFSSQVRRSIVYGDQPRNRLDLYLPTNTNGPKPVVVFVTGGAWIIGYKAWGSLLGLQLAERDIIVACVDYRNFPQGTISDMVKDVSQGISFVCNLIDRFGGDPNRIYLMGQSAGAHISACVLLEQAIKESRGESTTWSVSQIKAYFGLSGGYNLFNLVDHFHNRGLYRSIFLSIMEGEESFEQFSPEVRIKDPRNREAASFLPPIKLFHGTSDYSIPSDASINLVEALKGVGAEAEVILYEGKSHTDLFLQDPLRGGKDDLFDHVVSVIHAGDEEALAKDASAPPRKRLVLEILLRLARHISPF, via the exons ATGGCATCAATGTCACCGCCGATACATGACCTCCGTCAACACGATGAAACTGCTACTCATTTTTATTTGGACGTTAGGTGTTTGATTTGCAGGTTCCTCGGCTTCATTTTTGGGACGGAGACCTTCGGAAACCACCAGCAACAGCAGTTCCCTCGGAAGCCGGAAAATATGGAGAGGCAGTCGTCTTTTAGCCGAGACTTCGGCCATGCGGCCGCCGAGACTTATCTTATTACGCGGCTTACATTTACTCTCCTTCGATATCTCGG GGTAGGCTACCGGTGGTACACAAGATTAGTTGCCCTTGCTTGTTATGCTTTGCTTCTTATGCCTGGTTTTCTTCAAG TTGCGTACTGTTACTTTTTCTCGAGCCAAGTGCGACGGAGTATTGTTTATGGAGATCAACCAAGGAATAG ATTGGATCTCTACTTGCCCACAAATACTAATGGCCCAAAGCCAGTTGTGGTGTTTGTGACTGGGGGAGCATGGATAATTGG GTACAAGGCTTGGGGTTCTCTTCTAGGACTACAATTGGCAGAAAGAGATATCATAGTAGCATGTGTTGATTACAG GAACTTTCCCCAGGGAACCATTAGTGATATGGTGAAAGATGTATCTCAAGGGATCTCATTTGTCTGCAATCTCATTGACAGATTTGGAGGTGATCCTAATAG AATCTATTTAATGGGGCAGTCAGCGGGAGCACATATTTCTGCTTGTGTTCTTTTGGAGCAAGCAATCAAAGAATCTAGAGGAGAAAGCACTACCTGGAGTGTCTCCcaaataaaagcttattttgGCTTATCTGGAGG gtacaatttatttaatttggtcgaCCATTTTCACAATCGAGGCCTTTATCGTTCCATCTTTTTAAG CATCATGGAAGGGGAAGAATCCTTTGAACAATTTTCTCCTGAAGTTAGAATAAAAGATCCACGCAATAGAGAAGCTGCTTCTTTTCTTCCTCCTATTAAACTTTTTCATGGAACTTCAGATTATTCAATACCATCAGATGCCAG TATAAACCTTGTAGAAGCTCTTAAGGGGGTAGGAGCTGAGGCAGAAGTAATTTTATATGAAGGAAAATCCCATACTGATCTGTTTTTACAG GATCCATTAAGAGGAGGAaaagatgatctatttgatcatgTGGTTTCCGTCATACATGCTGGTGATGAGGAAGCTCTTGCCAAGGATGCTTCGGCACCTCCGAGGAAACGCCTCGTGCTGGAGATTTTGTTAAGGTTGGCACGTCATATCAGCCCCTTTTGA